A genomic stretch from Clostridia bacterium includes:
- the rplU gene encoding 50S ribosomal protein L21: MYAIIKTGGKQYMVNEGDVLMVEKLDVESGAKVVFEEVLAVGNNGELNLGSPVVSGAKVEATVIQNGKEKKVIVFKYKPKKDYRKKQGHRQPFTKVKIEKINA; encoded by the coding sequence ATGTATGCAATAATAAAGACTGGCGGCAAGCAGTATATGGTTAACGAAGGTGACGTGTTGATGGTAGAAAAGCTTGACGTAGAATCCGGTGCCAAGGTTGTGTTTGAAGAAGTACTTGCTGTAGGAAACAATGGTGAGCTGAACCTTGGTAGTCCTGTAGTTTCAGGTGCTAAAGTAGAAGCAACTGTAATTCAGAATGGCAAGGAAAAGAAGGTAATTGTTTTCAAATACAAGCCAAAGAAGGATTATAGAAAGAAACAAGGTCATAGACAGCCATTCACAAAGGTTAAAATCGAAAAAATAAACGCATAG
- a CDS encoding ribosomal-processing cysteine protease Prp, whose product MIKIIIYKAREGEITGFKVTGHSGYAAHGKDIVCSAVSALAQTALLGLLKVAEADVAYKIDEGYLTCNLMNAGSERKRIMCEAILGTMYEGLKNIQDSYIKHIDIVEEEV is encoded by the coding sequence ATGATTAAGATTATAATCTATAAAGCCCGAGAGGGCGAAATAACAGGTTTCAAGGTAACAGGACATTCTGGCTATGCTGCGCATGGTAAGGATATCGTCTGCAGTGCAGTTTCAGCCCTTGCCCAAACGGCTCTGCTGGGACTTTTAAAGGTCGCAGAAGCAGACGTAGCTTATAAGATTGATGAGGGATACCTCACATGTAATCTTATGAACGCCGGCTCGGAAAGAAAGCGCATTATGTGTGAAGCAATACTTGGAACTATGTATGAAGGACTTAAGAATATTCAGGATAGCTATATAAAACACATTGATATAGTTGAAGAGGAGGTGTAG
- the rpmA gene encoding 50S ribosomal protein L27 encodes MFKMNLQLFAHKKGVGSSRNGRDSHSQRLGTKRADGQPVLAGNILVRQRGTKIHPGINVGIGKDDTLFALIEGVVKFERKGRDKKQVSVY; translated from the coding sequence ATGTTCAAGATGAACCTTCAGTTATTTGCACATAAGAAAGGTGTAGGTAGCTCAAGAAACGGTAGAGACTCTCATTCACAGAGGCTTGGCACAAAGAGGGCTGACGGACAGCCAGTACTTGCTGGTAATATACTTGTAAGACAGAGAGGAACAAAGATCCATCCCGGCATAAACGTAGGGATAGGTAAAGACGATACTCTGTTTGCGCTTATAGAAGGTGTTGTAAAATTCGAGCGTAAAGGTAGAGACAAGAAGCAGGTAAGTGTATACTAG
- a CDS encoding Spo0B domain-containing protein: MKKNIEEFKTGVITKGRRDDGVGGDYDMLEAEKERSIESLKAHLSEQRHDFFNLLQVLYGYTQLKKPDKVLSHIKDYCTQMENIGRLYNCKCIKLADLLYTKDKEAGSIDLNLEVNVDVSFEPVVRMLDDEAVLHAVDHAVSIFLYVLDDKGLKNSHIQFDLREGADDFQMEIYCRELREGQLEPISFVIPLQEIYWKKIERSIVCMDRITKHCNDKGFDGRMLEDDSTFVLSIRKK, from the coding sequence ATGAAGAAAAATATAGAGGAATTCAAAACCGGCGTAATTACAAAAGGCAGAAGAGATGATGGAGTTGGAGGAGATTATGACATGCTTGAAGCTGAGAAGGAACGTTCTATAGAAAGCCTCAAAGCTCATTTGAGTGAGCAACGCCATGATTTTTTCAACCTATTGCAGGTGCTGTATGGTTACACACAGCTTAAAAAGCCGGACAAGGTGCTTTCGCACATAAAAGATTACTGCACACAAATGGAGAATATAGGAAGACTCTATAACTGCAAATGTATAAAATTGGCCGATTTACTTTACACTAAAGACAAAGAAGCAGGGAGTATTGATCTGAACTTGGAGGTCAATGTCGATGTAAGCTTTGAACCTGTTGTAAGAATGCTTGATGATGAAGCCGTTTTGCATGCTGTGGATCATGCTGTATCTATATTTTTGTATGTTCTTGATGATAAGGGCTTAAAAAATTCCCATATACAATTTGACTTGAGGGAAGGTGCAGATGACTTCCAAATGGAAATATACTGCAGGGAGCTTAGGGAAGGGCAACTCGAGCCTATAAGCTTTGTTATTCCTCTGCAGGAAATATATTGGAAAAAGATTGAAAGAAGTATAGTATGCATGGATAGAATTACAAAGCATTGCAATGACAAAGGCTTTGATGGAAGAATGCTTGAGGATGATTCAACTTTTGTATTAAGCATTCGCAAAAAATAA
- the obgE gene encoding GTPase ObgE, with protein MFIDKAKIFIKSGDGGDGRVAFRREKYAPNGGPNGGDGGDGGDIVFVVDENMRTLMDFRYRRKHVAEDGEMGGNVNCSGRSAEDLLIKVPAGTLLRDVETGSLIGDLKHPGDRVVVARGGKGGKGNQHFATATRQAPHFAQPGEKGMERWIEMELKLLADVGLVGFPNVGKSTFLSIVTSATPKIANYHFTTLVPNLGVVEMEGGRSFVIADIPGLIEGASSGVGLGHDFLRHVERTKVLIHLLDTSGLEGRDPLEDFYKINDELKIYSEKLVNKPQVVACNKMDIPESEENYRIVAEELGKKGYEVFAISAATREGIAPLLDRVYNLLEKVKDVEEPVEEILDLVYHNNTSDKPFTVRKENGVFVVEGRLVEQLLASVNMEDNDSIKYFQKVLRKRGIVDELRQFGVKDGDTVKMQELEFEYFE; from the coding sequence ATGTTTATTGATAAAGCTAAAATATTCATAAAATCAGGGGACGGCGGAGATGGCAGGGTGGCCTTCCGAAGAGAGAAATATGCTCCTAATGGCGGGCCTAATGGCGGAGACGGCGGAGACGGTGGAGACATTGTGTTCGTGGTTGATGAGAATATGAGGACGCTTATGGACTTCAGGTATAGGAGAAAACACGTTGCAGAAGATGGAGAAATGGGAGGCAACGTTAACTGCTCAGGCAGAAGTGCTGAGGATCTGCTTATTAAGGTACCTGCCGGTACATTGCTGAGAGATGTTGAGACTGGATCACTGATAGGGGATTTGAAGCACCCGGGAGATAGAGTTGTTGTTGCTCGCGGAGGTAAGGGCGGGAAAGGAAATCAGCATTTTGCCACTGCCACAAGACAGGCTCCCCATTTTGCACAGCCAGGGGAGAAGGGCATGGAAAGATGGATTGAAATGGAGCTTAAGCTTTTGGCTGATGTAGGACTGGTTGGTTTCCCCAATGTAGGGAAGTCCACCTTCTTATCCATTGTGACCTCTGCAACGCCTAAAATAGCAAATTACCACTTTACTACTCTTGTACCAAACTTGGGAGTAGTGGAGATGGAAGGTGGCAGAAGCTTTGTAATTGCAGATATACCGGGACTTATTGAAGGCGCATCAAGTGGTGTGGGACTTGGACATGATTTTTTACGGCATGTTGAAAGAACAAAAGTGCTGATTCATTTGTTAGATACCTCAGGACTTGAGGGAAGGGATCCCCTTGAAGATTTTTATAAAATAAATGATGAGCTTAAGATCTACAGCGAAAAGCTTGTGAACAAACCACAGGTGGTTGCCTGCAACAAAATGGACATTCCTGAATCTGAGGAGAATTACAGAATAGTAGCTGAGGAATTGGGCAAGAAGGGCTATGAGGTGTTTGCCATTTCAGCTGCGACTAGGGAAGGGATAGCGCCCCTGTTGGACAGAGTTTACAATCTGCTTGAAAAGGTAAAAGATGTTGAAGAACCAGTTGAAGAAATATTGGATTTAGTGTATCATAATAATACAAGTGATAAGCCATTTACTGTCAGAAAGGAAAATGGGGTATTTGTTGTTGAAGGAAGACTGGTTGAGCAGCTGCTTGCATCAGTTAACATGGAGGACAACGACTCTATAAAGTACTTTCAGAAGGTACTGAGAAAGAGGGGTATCGTTGATGAGTTGAGGCAGTTTGGTGTTAAAGACGGTGACACAGTAAAAATGCAAGAATTAGAATTCGAATATTTTGAATGA
- the yhbY gene encoding ribosome assembly RNA-binding protein YhbY, whose product MLTSKQRAYLRGLANTLEPAFIIGKGGLNDNMIADIDAALEARELLKIKVLNNSMAEPKEASIEIADRIGADVVQVIGGKFVLYKQSRENPSIALP is encoded by the coding sequence ATGTTAACAAGCAAACAAAGAGCTTATTTAAGAGGACTTGCCAACACACTGGAACCTGCCTTCATTATAGGGAAGGGCGGCTTGAACGACAACATGATAGCAGATATTGACGCGGCTTTGGAGGCAAGAGAGCTTTTGAAGATAAAGGTATTGAACAACAGCATGGCAGAGCCCAAGGAAGCAAGCATAGAAATAGCCGATAGAATTGGTGCTGATGTGGTGCAGGTGATTGGCGGGAAATTTGTATTATACAAGCAGTCCAGGGAGAACCCGTCAATAGCATTACCATAA
- a CDS encoding malic enzyme-like NAD(P)-binding protein — MSIYEDSVNFHEKVRGKIEIVSRVEVNTSRDMSLAYTPGVAEPCLEIQKDPDKAYIYTRKWNTIAVVSDGTAVLGLGDIGPLASLPVMEGKAVLFKSFGDIDAFPIIIDTKDVDEIVETVVRISPSFGGINLEDISAPRCFEVERKLKERCDIPVFHDDQHGTAIVTLAGLLNALKLVGKELKDIKVVVNGAGAAGNSVTKLLLSSGVRNIIMCDRTGALYDGMDRGDAEKKKIAALTNPKKLKGTLADVIKGADVFIGVSAPDVLTSEMAGTMNKDSIVFAMANPTPEIFPETAKKAGVRIIGTGRSDYPNQVNNVLAFPGIFRGALDARASDINEDMKVAAAYAIASAIPENELNDEYIIPKAFNREVQRKVAEAVKEAAIKSGVARVK; from the coding sequence ATGTCAATATACGAGGATTCTGTTAACTTTCATGAGAAAGTGCGGGGTAAGATTGAAATAGTATCAAGGGTGGAGGTCAATACATCCAGGGATATGAGCCTTGCATATACTCCGGGAGTTGCGGAGCCTTGCCTAGAGATTCAGAAGGACCCTGACAAGGCATACATATATACAAGAAAATGGAATACAATAGCCGTAGTATCAGATGGAACAGCTGTATTGGGACTTGGAGATATCGGCCCATTGGCTTCGCTGCCGGTTATGGAAGGGAAGGCTGTGCTTTTTAAGAGCTTTGGAGATATCGACGCTTTTCCAATTATTATAGACACCAAGGATGTAGATGAAATAGTTGAAACGGTAGTAAGGATTTCCCCTTCCTTTGGCGGTATAAACCTTGAGGACATTTCTGCACCAAGGTGCTTTGAGGTTGAACGAAAGCTCAAGGAACGATGTGATATACCGGTATTTCATGATGATCAGCACGGGACTGCAATAGTAACCCTTGCAGGGCTGTTGAATGCTTTGAAGCTGGTGGGTAAAGAGCTTAAGGATATTAAGGTGGTTGTTAATGGAGCAGGTGCGGCAGGAAATTCAGTAACCAAGCTGCTCTTATCTTCAGGAGTGAGGAATATTATAATGTGCGACAGGACGGGAGCTCTATATGACGGTATGGATAGAGGGGATGCTGAGAAAAAGAAAATTGCAGCGTTAACCAATCCGAAGAAGCTTAAGGGGACACTAGCGGATGTAATAAAGGGAGCGGATGTATTCATAGGAGTATCCGCACCGGACGTATTGACGAGCGAAATGGCGGGCACAATGAATAAGGATTCCATTGTATTTGCAATGGCCAATCCCACGCCTGAGATATTTCCGGAGACCGCAAAAAAGGCAGGAGTACGTATAATCGGAACAGGAAGGTCTGACTATCCCAATCAGGTAAATAATGTTCTGGCTTTTCCGGGCATATTCAGAGGAGCCCTTGATGCAAGAGCCAGTGATATAAATGAGGATATGAAGGTCGCTGCTGCCTATGCAATTGCAAGCGCGATACCTGAAAATGAATTGAATGATGAGTATATAATCCCAAAGGCTTTCAACAGAGAGGTGCAGAGGAAGGTTGCTGAAGCTGTAAAGGAAGCGGCAATAAAAAGCGGAGTGGCAAGAGTAAAATAA
- a CDS encoding transketolase: MQDKDTIFLKDKSRHIRRLIVDEIGRLGVGHIGGCLSPVEALVVLYYKQMNIDPSNPKMEGRDRFIMSKGHAGPAVYAVLADKGYFDVCELNTLNKPETNLPSHCDMLKTRGIDMTAGSLGQGISCAVGMAKASKIMKDSAYIYCMVGDGESQEGEVWEAAMCAAQFKLNNLIGFTDYNKYQIDGSVQEIMSVDPLDKKWDAFGWNVIYVADGHDVTQIDDAVEKAKKSTDKPSMIILNTVKGKGVSFVEAMGVKNHNMPVTEEQRLQALKELE; encoded by the coding sequence ATGCAGGACAAGGACACAATATTTCTAAAAGACAAAAGCAGACATATACGACGTTTGATTGTTGATGAAATCGGAAGGCTTGGTGTAGGACATATTGGAGGATGCCTTTCTCCGGTTGAGGCGCTGGTTGTTTTATATTATAAACAGATGAATATTGACCCTTCCAATCCCAAAATGGAGGGCAGAGACAGGTTCATAATGTCCAAAGGGCATGCCGGACCGGCAGTTTACGCTGTGCTTGCCGACAAGGGATATTTTGATGTTTGTGAGCTGAATACGCTGAATAAACCCGAGACTAACCTTCCAAGCCATTGTGATATGCTGAAAACCAGAGGTATCGATATGACGGCAGGCTCCTTGGGGCAGGGGATATCCTGTGCGGTAGGTATGGCAAAGGCGTCTAAGATAATGAAGGATAGTGCATATATATATTGCATGGTTGGAGATGGTGAAAGCCAGGAGGGTGAAGTATGGGAGGCAGCCATGTGTGCTGCTCAGTTCAAACTGAATAACCTTATAGGCTTCACTGATTACAACAAGTATCAGATAGATGGATCAGTTCAGGAAATAATGAGCGTTGATCCTTTGGACAAAAAGTGGGATGCCTTTGGCTGGAATGTCATATATGTAGCCGATGGGCATGATGTTACTCAAATAGATGATGCTGTAGAAAAAGCAAAAAAATCAACTGATAAGCCTAGTATGATAATACTTAATACTGTAAAGGGCAAGGGAGTATCCTTTGTAGAAGCCATGGGAGTTAAGAACCACAACATGCCTGTTACAGAAGAGCAGAGGCTTCAGGCACTGAAGGAATTGGAATAA
- a CDS encoding transketolase C-terminal domain-containing protein, whose protein sequence is MYEKMEMRQVLAEVLDKLMEKNEKIVVIDADLARANGTLPLKEKYPERAFDVGIAEQNMAAVAAGMAAYGFVPFIGSFTPFATRRICDQITISIAYAKRNVKIIGTDPGISAELNGGTHMSMEDIGVIRSISGIVIFEPVDAVQLAKALPVIVEYDGPVYIRMFRKASPIVFKDDYVFDLFKADLIREGKDVTLFATGIMVDEALKAAEMLKIEGIAAEIINIHTMKPIDREAVVKSARKTGAVVTCENHNVIGGLKSAVAEVLVEEYPVPIKAIGVQDHFGEVAKMEYLKKKYHMTAEDIVKAAKEAIAMKR, encoded by the coding sequence ATGTACGAGAAAATGGAAATGAGACAGGTATTGGCTGAAGTACTTGACAAGTTGATGGAAAAGAATGAAAAGATAGTTGTAATAGATGCAGACCTTGCAAGGGCAAACGGGACACTTCCGCTAAAGGAAAAATATCCTGAAAGGGCCTTTGATGTGGGAATAGCGGAGCAGAACATGGCGGCTGTGGCGGCTGGTATGGCTGCATATGGGTTCGTACCCTTTATAGGCTCCTTCACGCCTTTTGCCACAAGAAGGATATGTGACCAAATAACAATATCAATAGCCTATGCGAAAAGAAACGTTAAGATAATTGGTACAGATCCAGGCATTTCTGCAGAGCTTAATGGCGGAACACACATGAGCATGGAGGATATCGGGGTAATCAGAAGTATTTCAGGGATAGTGATATTCGAGCCTGTTGATGCAGTTCAGCTTGCAAAGGCACTTCCCGTTATAGTTGAATATGATGGTCCTGTATATATAAGGATGTTTAGAAAGGCTTCACCAATAGTATTTAAGGACGATTACGTATTTGACCTATTCAAGGCAGATTTAATAAGAGAAGGCAAGGATGTAACTCTGTTCGCAACTGGAATAATGGTGGATGAGGCTTTGAAGGCTGCTGAAATGCTTAAGATTGAAGGCATAGCTGCTGAAATAATAAACATACATACTATGAAGCCAATAGATAGGGAAGCTGTAGTAAAGTCAGCCAGGAAGACAGGCGCAGTAGTAACCTGTGAAAACCACAATGTCATCGGCGGCCTCAAGAGTGCAGTGGCTGAGGTACTAGTAGAGGAGTATCCTGTACCAATTAAGGCAATAGGTGTCCAGGACCACTTCGGTGAGGTTGCGAAGATGGAGTACCTGAAAAAGAAGTACCATATGACAGCAGAAGATATAGTAAAAGCAGCAAAAGAAGCAATAGCAATGAAGAGGTAG
- a CDS encoding MBL fold metallo-hydrolase gives MLNMLSNLTMQSKQVTKDIILLQFTVANACIVASTNLKTRDEWVLVDTGLTNSADFIVKTAEEFYGRNARPSAVILTHGHFDHVGSAIELAAKWEVPVYAHSLELPYLIGKKDYPLADPTVDEGMIAKISPAFPHHSIDLGYHAVELPKDGSVPGLPNWKWVHTPGHTEGHICLFKEKDRILIAADALTTVKQESLISVLFQKEHISGPPKYLTTDWKAAEESVRKIHDLKPSLIIPSHGQPMKGEELSRHLDLLVNNFKEMAVPEHGRYVDR, from the coding sequence ATGCTTAATATGCTGTCCAACCTTACCATGCAGTCAAAGCAGGTGACGAAGGATATTATACTGCTGCAATTCACGGTTGCAAATGCCTGTATAGTAGCCAGCACTAATTTAAAAACCCGTGATGAATGGGTGCTTGTAGATACTGGCTTGACTAACTCAGCAGACTTTATTGTGAAAACCGCAGAAGAATTCTATGGCAGAAACGCTCGTCCAAGCGCCGTCATACTCACTCACGGCCACTTCGACCATGTAGGCTCAGCTATTGAGCTGGCAGCCAAATGGGAGGTGCCAGTATATGCCCATAGTCTTGAGCTGCCTTATTTAATAGGCAAGAAGGACTATCCGCTGGCAGACCCTACAGTGGACGAAGGCATGATAGCAAAGATATCCCCGGCCTTCCCTCATCACAGCATCGATTTAGGCTATCATGCCGTAGAGCTTCCCAAGGACGGAAGCGTTCCCGGCCTACCTAATTGGAAGTGGGTACATACCCCGGGACATACCGAGGGGCATATCTGCCTTTTCAAAGAAAAGGATAGAATACTTATTGCTGCAGATGCCCTTACCACAGTAAAACAGGAATCTCTAATATCGGTACTATTCCAAAAAGAGCACATAAGTGGACCACCAAAATATCTTACCACCGATTGGAAGGCAGCAGAAGAGTCAGTAAGAAAAATCCATGACCTAAAACCATCGCTTATTATCCCGAGCCACGGACAGCCAATGAAGGGCGAAGAGCTTTCACGCCACCTGGATTTGCTGGTGAATAACTTCAAAGAAATGGCCGTGCCAGAACACGGACGCTATGTGGATAGGTAA
- a CDS encoding chloramphenicol acetyltransferase: MRYLDIENWNRKEHYNYFKEFDYPHFSICGNVDITEFSRFVKDSGSSFFLALLFASVKAANNIEEFRYRIRQDKVVVHDKVSPSFTMMTSKEVFSFCTVEFEENYNEFYRSASREIEKAKDQISIKDEPGRDDLLYITSIPWVSFTNITHPIQMRPVDSIPRISWGKYFEENTKVKLPLSVQAHHALVDGAHVGQYFMRLQEILDSPMAHF; the protein is encoded by the coding sequence ATGAGATATTTGGATATTGAAAACTGGAATAGAAAAGAGCATTACAACTATTTTAAGGAGTTCGATTATCCGCATTTCAGCATATGCGGCAATGTTGACATCACTGAATTCAGCCGGTTTGTGAAGGATAGCGGAAGTTCATTTTTTTTAGCCTTACTGTTTGCTTCGGTAAAGGCAGCCAACAATATCGAGGAATTTCGCTATAGAATAAGACAGGATAAAGTGGTGGTACATGATAAGGTAAGTCCCTCCTTTACAATGATGACCTCAAAAGAAGTATTCAGCTTTTGTACTGTGGAGTTTGAAGAGAATTACAATGAGTTTTATAGGAGCGCTTCCCGGGAAATAGAGAAAGCCAAAGACCAGATAAGTATCAAGGACGAGCCGGGACGGGATGATCTGCTGTATATCACAAGCATCCCATGGGTTTCTTTTACCAATATAACTCACCCGATTCAGATGAGACCCGTGGATAGCATTCCGAGAATATCCTGGGGGAAGTACTTTGAGGAGAACACAAAAGTGAAGCTGCCATTATCGGTTCAGGCACATCATGCATTAGTTGATGGCGCCCATGTAGGGCAGTATTTTATGAGGCTTCAAGAAATACTTGATAGTCCAATGGCGCATTTTTAA
- the aroF gene encoding 3-deoxy-7-phosphoheptulonate synthase yields MVIVMRADAPVKEIEKIKERLEAGNHKVSVIEGTDYCVLGIIGDTTEIDTNEIEANEYVEKVMKVQQSYKLANRMFHRDNSVIRVGDRTIGGQDLAVIAGPCSVESEDQILELAKRVKECGAGFLRGGAFKPRTSPYSFQGMKLEGLELLKLAREETGLLIVTEIMSADMIDKFVEDVDVIQVGARNMQNYELLKELGRTTKPILLKRGLSATIEELLMSAEYIMSEGNGNVILCERGIRTFETYTRNTLDISAVLAIKKLSHLPVIVDPSHAAGLWWMVEALAKASVAVGADGIMIEVHNDPANAKCDGQQSIKPERFRALMEDITAMAGSLRRII; encoded by the coding sequence ATGGTGATAGTAATGAGAGCAGATGCTCCAGTAAAAGAAATCGAAAAGATAAAGGAAAGGCTGGAAGCGGGGAACCACAAGGTAAGTGTAATAGAGGGCACAGATTATTGCGTGCTCGGTATTATAGGAGACACGACAGAAATAGATACAAATGAAATCGAAGCAAATGAATATGTAGAAAAGGTCATGAAGGTTCAGCAGAGCTACAAGCTTGCAAACAGAATGTTCCACAGAGACAACTCAGTGATAAGGGTAGGGGATAGGACTATTGGCGGTCAGGATCTGGCCGTAATAGCAGGTCCTTGCTCAGTAGAGAGTGAAGATCAGATATTGGAGCTGGCAAAAAGAGTGAAAGAGTGCGGAGCAGGATTTTTAAGAGGAGGTGCATTCAAACCCCGTACATCTCCTTACAGCTTCCAAGGCATGAAACTTGAAGGACTTGAGCTTTTGAAGCTTGCCAGGGAGGAAACCGGCCTTCTGATTGTAACAGAGATTATGTCTGCGGATATGATAGATAAATTCGTAGAAGATGTGGATGTAATACAGGTAGGCGCAAGGAATATGCAGAATTATGAGCTTCTGAAGGAGCTTGGAAGGACCACAAAGCCTATACTTTTAAAACGAGGACTGTCTGCAACAATAGAAGAGCTGCTTATGTCAGCGGAGTATATAATGTCTGAGGGAAACGGCAATGTAATACTTTGTGAAAGAGGTATAAGAACCTTTGAGACCTATACAAGGAACACTTTGGATATTAGTGCGGTTCTGGCAATCAAAAAACTCAGCCATTTACCTGTTATAGTTGATCCAAGCCATGCGGCAGGCTTGTGGTGGATGGTTGAAGCCCTTGCAAAAGCATCGGTAGCAGTGGGCGCAGATGGAATTATGATAGAAGTCCATAATGATCCTGCAAATGCTAAGTGTGATGGACAACAATCCATTAAACCGGAAAGGTTCAGAGCATTGATGGAGGATATAACCGCTATGGCAGGCTCGCTGAGAAGAATTATTTAG
- a CDS encoding prephenate dehydrogenase, with the protein MKLEEGSFRRNIAVVGLGLIGGSYAMALRQHKAGRIFGIDIDERVLDKAVNCGIIDEGAIDCEAILYKSDIVIIALYPRDTIEFIEKSAKYLKPGTIITDTCGIKQPIIDAAKKSLPGNVEFVGGHPMAGNEFQGFDAASRELFFNTNYIITPHESNTEEGIMAVEGLAAAIGCKCVTRIDPEAHDQMISFTSQLPHAVAISFANLITGKKDMSAFTGRSFNDATRVAALNKELWTQIFMMNKTNIIDRIGDMEKMLQELKNAINEKDESSLHILFDNAIREKKEIG; encoded by the coding sequence ATGAAATTGGAAGAAGGCAGCTTTAGAAGAAATATCGCGGTAGTAGGCTTAGGGTTGATAGGCGGGTCCTATGCCATGGCTTTGAGACAGCATAAGGCAGGAAGAATATTCGGAATCGATATAGACGAGAGAGTGCTGGATAAAGCAGTCAACTGTGGAATTATAGACGAGGGTGCAATTGATTGTGAAGCAATATTATACAAGTCGGATATCGTAATAATTGCTCTCTATCCCCGAGATACAATTGAATTTATTGAGAAAAGTGCCAAGTATCTCAAACCTGGAACAATAATTACCGATACCTGTGGTATCAAGCAGCCAATAATTGATGCTGCAAAGAAAAGCTTGCCGGGAAATGTGGAGTTTGTGGGCGGACATCCAATGGCGGGCAATGAGTTTCAGGGCTTTGATGCTGCGTCGCGGGAGCTCTTTTTTAACACTAACTATATTATCACACCCCATGAAAGTAATACTGAAGAGGGAATAATGGCTGTCGAAGGGCTGGCTGCTGCAATAGGCTGCAAGTGTGTGACCAGAATAGACCCAGAGGCCCATGACCAGATGATATCTTTTACAAGCCAGCTTCCGCACGCTGTTGCCATATCATTTGCAAACCTTATAACCGGCAAGAAGGACATGAGTGCTTTTACCGGACGCAGCTTCAATGATGCCACCAGGGTTGCAGCCTTGAACAAGGAGCTCTGGACTCAAATATTCATGATGAATAAAACGAATATTATAGATAGAATAGGGGATATGGAAAAAATGCTGCAGGAATTGAAGAATGCTATAAATGAAAAGGATGAAAGCAGCCTTCATATATTATTCGACAATGCCATCAGAGAAAAAAAGGAGATAGGATAG